The Phycisphaerales bacterium genome includes a region encoding these proteins:
- the kdsB gene encoding 3-deoxy-manno-octulosonate cytidylyltransferase, translating to MSAIAVIPARFGSTRYPGKPLLRETGKFLIQHVYERTAAACEIAQVLVATDDDRIAAAVRSFGGEAVLTRPDHPSGTDRIAEVLAARPGPDDQVILNVQGDEPEVEPAYLDQLVRRLAAEPSESAGGCPIATLACPFPPDHDPRDPNCVKVVRNSRGQALYFSRSLIPYPRDGGGMPAPGPWLLHLGVYAYRRGFLLRLAAWEPGVLEQIEKLEQLRVLEKGVGLAVEVVPRATPGIDTPEDYARFVARVGVSD from the coding sequence ATGTCCGCCATCGCCGTCATCCCCGCCCGTTTCGGCTCCACGCGCTACCCCGGCAAGCCACTTCTCCGAGAAACCGGCAAATTCCTGATCCAGCACGTCTACGAGCGCACCGCCGCCGCCTGCGAGATCGCCCAGGTGCTGGTGGCTACCGATGACGATCGTATCGCCGCCGCTGTGCGGTCCTTCGGCGGCGAGGCCGTGCTCACCCGCCCGGACCACCCCAGCGGTACGGATCGTATTGCTGAAGTGCTGGCAGCCCGCCCCGGTCCGGACGATCAGGTCATTCTCAACGTGCAGGGCGATGAACCTGAAGTCGAGCCCGCCTACCTCGACCAGTTGGTGCGCCGGTTGGCGGCGGAGCCGTCCGAGTCTGCCGGCGGCTGCCCGATCGCCACGCTCGCGTGTCCGTTTCCACCCGACCATGATCCGCGTGACCCCAACTGTGTGAAAGTTGTCAGGAATTCGCGGGGACAAGCGCTGTATTTCTCACGAAGTCTGATACCATATCCACGAGACGGCGGTGGTATGCCGGCCCCCGGGCCATGGCTTCTGCACTTGGGGGTCTATGCGTACCGTCGCGGTTTCCTGCTCCGGCTCGCCGCCTGGGAACCGGGCGTGCTCGAGCAAATCGAAAAACTCGAACAGTTGCGCGTGCTCGAGAAAGGCGTGGGCCTGGCGGTGGAAGTTGTGCCGCGGGCGACCCCCGGAATCGATACGCCGGAAGATTACGCCCGTTTCGTCGCCCGCGTCGGCGTGTCGGATTGA
- a CDS encoding phosphatidylglycerophosphatase A, whose amino-acid sequence MTAGPGGRDTLRTLCITVLGSGFAPIASGTWGSAVAVVLFAPLWFIFAAGSVSRAVLELFTLGGIAVACVLSIRWGAWAVARFGRSDPKPFVLDEFAGQWVALLVLPLAAGADVYALAAVVGGQFLLFRIFDVLKPPPARQLESLPLGWGILLDDLAAGVYANLVGQALWRLTPAAGWFGLQQIG is encoded by the coding sequence ATGACGGCAGGCCCGGGTGGCCGTGATACCCTACGCACTCTTTGTATTACGGTGCTTGGGAGCGGCTTTGCACCGATCGCCTCGGGGACTTGGGGCTCAGCGGTGGCGGTGGTCCTGTTCGCGCCGCTGTGGTTCATCTTCGCGGCGGGGAGCGTGTCACGGGCGGTCCTGGAGCTGTTCACACTCGGAGGGATCGCGGTCGCGTGTGTGCTGTCGATCCGATGGGGGGCCTGGGCGGTGGCACGGTTCGGACGCTCCGATCCGAAACCCTTCGTCCTGGACGAGTTCGCTGGCCAATGGGTAGCGCTGTTGGTTCTGCCCCTCGCGGCTGGCGCGGACGTGTACGCGTTGGCGGCAGTCGTGGGCGGTCAGTTTCTGCTGTTCCGAATATTCGATGTCCTCAAGCCGCCCCCGGCGCGCCAACTCGAAAGTCTGCCGCTTGGATGGGGCATCCTGTTGGATGATCTGGCCGCGGGGGTGTACGCCAATCTCGTCGGACAGGCACTCTGGCGACTGACACCGGCGGCGGGCTGGTTCGGGCTGCAGCAGATCGGCTGA
- a CDS encoding response regulator: MTPASSPRPPQRIDAKRLGQWLDQLDRESGEGLLGEKRRGDRFRYRAAAITIELPPSGSSTLRDSEGSQLVTATPRNLSKFGIALLVEYFVYPGTSCAVWLCGPHGHTERISGRVIRCRYILGSGCLHEVGVRFARPIDVSIFTHEAVRLKVVVMDSTSDGRRLLAGLLDGEHVELHFATTVSEALEAFGGDPDLVLLELDDVDRDALAVAEHLRVDGYLGPIVGLTAQAGEQTPLRCAEAGVTGYLAKPIVAEDLRLLLGSLRAAPVVSTVAHDQAMAALVDNYIVQLRGWVRELALAHDQDDHVAAAALAQKLRGTAGSYGFGVISEEAAFLEAALAAERPAEEIRAAIRSVLHLCRRARPAPNPLDTLTTIRSPSFAPSITAADGAGPPRPN; this comes from the coding sequence ATGACTCCGGCATCCTCTCCCCGGCCACCGCAGCGCATTGACGCCAAGCGCCTCGGTCAGTGGCTCGACCAGCTAGACCGGGAGTCCGGTGAAGGTCTGCTGGGTGAGAAGCGCCGCGGTGACCGCTTTCGCTACCGGGCAGCCGCGATCACGATCGAATTGCCGCCTTCCGGGTCGAGCACACTCCGAGATTCGGAGGGTTCGCAACTGGTCACGGCCACGCCGCGCAACCTCAGCAAGTTCGGGATCGCACTGCTCGTCGAGTACTTCGTGTACCCCGGCACGAGTTGTGCAGTCTGGCTTTGCGGCCCCCATGGACACACGGAGCGGATCTCTGGTCGCGTGATCCGCTGTCGATATATCCTGGGTTCCGGCTGTCTGCACGAAGTCGGCGTACGCTTCGCCCGCCCGATCGATGTGAGCATCTTCACGCATGAGGCCGTGCGGTTGAAGGTGGTGGTCATGGACAGCACGTCGGATGGTCGGCGGCTTCTTGCAGGGCTCCTCGACGGGGAACATGTTGAACTGCACTTCGCGACCACAGTTTCCGAGGCGCTCGAGGCATTCGGGGGAGATCCGGACCTCGTACTGCTCGAGCTGGATGATGTGGACCGGGATGCCCTCGCGGTCGCCGAGCACCTGCGGGTGGATGGCTACCTCGGACCGATCGTTGGATTGACGGCCCAGGCCGGCGAGCAGACCCCCTTGCGTTGTGCCGAGGCCGGGGTGACGGGCTACCTCGCGAAACCAATCGTCGCGGAGGACCTCCGGTTGCTGCTGGGTTCATTGCGCGCCGCACCGGTGGTCAGCACCGTGGCACACGATCAGGCCATGGCGGCGCTCGTGGATAACTATATCGTGCAACTGCGTGGCTGGGTGCGCGAGTTGGCCCTCGCACACGACCAGGACGACCATGTGGCCGCCGCTGCGCTGGCCCAGAAGCTGCGCGGTACGGCGGGTTCATACGGTTTTGGAGTCATCAGCGAAGAGGCCGCGTTTCTCGAAGCGGCCCTCGCGGCTGAGCGCCCCGCGGAAGAAATCCGCGCGGCCATTCGCAGTGTGCTGCACCTGTGCCGCCGGGCCCGACCGGCGCCGAACCCCCTGGATACGCTCACCACCATCCGGTCCCCATCCTTTGCTCCGAGCATCACTGCCGCAGACGGCGCGGGACCACCTCGGCCGAACTGA
- a CDS encoding NAD-dependent epimerase/dehydratase family protein produces the protein MRVLITGSSGQIGTNLGLKLQERGDEVVGIDIRPNTWTDRIPTVLADLQAHPKEPLPVTGPFDIVVHLAAHAKVFELVEQPDRAMENVTMCFRALEFCRRNKVPIIFGSSREVYGDITRHVTEESHADFVVAESPYSASKIAGEAFIYSYAQCYQLPYLVFRFSNVYGRYDCDIDRMERVIPLFIRRIAAGEPIVVFGRNKVLDFTYVDDCAAGVISGIDAVVAGRVNEETINLACGQGATLVDLVNLIALALRIEPNVRYEPARAGEVTRYVADISKARNLLGYEPQTPLSAGVPRSIEWQREHGYLKLG, from the coding sequence ATGCGCGTTCTCATCACCGGTTCGAGTGGCCAGATCGGCACCAACCTCGGGCTGAAGCTTCAGGAGCGCGGTGACGAGGTGGTCGGGATCGACATTCGGCCGAACACGTGGACGGATCGCATTCCGACCGTGTTGGCCGATCTCCAGGCGCACCCGAAGGAGCCGCTGCCAGTCACGGGACCGTTTGACATCGTCGTGCACCTGGCAGCGCACGCCAAGGTGTTTGAGCTGGTCGAACAGCCCGATCGCGCCATGGAAAACGTGACGATGTGCTTCCGCGCACTGGAGTTCTGTCGTCGGAACAAAGTGCCGATCATCTTCGGCAGCTCGCGCGAAGTGTATGGCGACATCACCCGGCACGTAACCGAAGAGTCGCATGCCGATTTCGTCGTCGCCGAAAGTCCCTACAGTGCCTCGAAGATCGCGGGCGAGGCCTTCATCTACTCCTATGCGCAGTGCTATCAACTACCGTACCTCGTCTTCCGTTTCAGCAACGTTTACGGACGCTATGACTGCGACATCGATCGCATGGAACGCGTCATTCCACTCTTCATCCGGCGGATCGCGGCCGGCGAGCCGATCGTTGTCTTCGGCCGGAACAAAGTGCTCGACTTCACCTATGTTGATGACTGTGCCGCCGGCGTGATCAGCGGGATCGACGCGGTTGTGGCGGGTCGCGTGAACGAGGAGACGATCAACCTCGCCTGCGGACAGGGCGCGACGCTGGTCGATCTCGTCAATCTGATTGCGTTGGCGCTGCGCATCGAACCGAATGTGCGCTACGAGCCGGCCCGGGCCGGCGAAGTCACGCGCTACGTGGCTGACATCAGCAAGGCCCGCAACCTGCTCGGCTACGAACCGCAGACGCCGCTCTCCGCCGGCGTACCCCGGTCGATTGAATGGCAGCGCGAGCACGGCTACCTGAAGCTGGGTTGA
- a CDS encoding CDP-alcohol phosphatidyltransferase family protein encodes MRINLANQLTLTRLVLALVLFALLSWFDARHLDTQRWLLHVCFWIFLVAVLTDILDGLVARLTRTVTTFGRIVDPVVDKVIICGVFILFASHSFWDGTRNITDVAPWMVVVILTRELLVSAVRAHAESGGVEFAATWSGKFKMFVQSATIAIILGQLAWNLEGLSPLRTAAVWLTVAITLFSAITYVHRARAFLLTGAALSGEQRGSEPGEPS; translated from the coding sequence ATGCGAATCAACCTCGCGAATCAACTCACGCTTACCCGCCTTGTACTGGCGCTCGTGCTGTTCGCCCTGCTCTCTTGGTTCGACGCCCGGCACCTCGACACCCAACGCTGGTTGCTGCACGTCTGCTTCTGGATTTTCCTCGTTGCGGTGCTGACCGACATCCTCGACGGTCTCGTGGCACGGCTGACACGCACCGTGACGACTTTCGGGCGGATCGTCGATCCAGTGGTCGATAAAGTGATCATCTGTGGGGTGTTCATCCTGTTCGCGAGCCACTCCTTTTGGGACGGCACGCGCAATATCACGGATGTGGCCCCGTGGATGGTCGTGGTCATTCTCACACGCGAGTTGCTGGTCTCGGCAGTCAGAGCGCACGCCGAGAGCGGTGGCGTCGAGTTCGCAGCCACCTGGAGCGGCAAGTTCAAGATGTTCGTTCAATCGGCAACGATCGCCATCATCCTTGGGCAACTGGCTTGGAACCTCGAAGGACTAAGCCCGCTGCGAACTGCAGCCGTATGGCTCACGGTAGCCATAACATTATTTTCTGCAATAACTTACGTTCATCGTGCCCGGGCCTTCCTGCTGACCGGCGCGGCCCTGTCCGGGGAGCAAAGGGGCAGTGAGCCGGGGGAACCATCATGA
- the fusA gene encoding elongation factor G translates to MDELAHIRNIGIAAHIDAGKTTTTERVLYYSGVIHKMGDVDDGTTITDFDVEEQQRGITIYSAAVSLQWRDCRINLIDTPGHVDFTAEVERSLRVLDGAVVVFDAKEGVEAQSETVWRQADKYKVPRICFINKMDKVGADFAHAVASIERRLAGRPIPIQLPLGQENTFRGYIDLLRMEVCDYTDSEDGRRYQVSAIPADLRPAAEAARHLLEEKVAELDEALMLKYIENEPLTEAELRAALRRGTITRQCQPVLCGSSLKYMGVQAILDAVCDFLPAPLDVPPIEAHDPDKPERIIRRKCDPKEPLAALVFKVVAESHSDLHFIRVYSGVLKAGSRVLNVGRRKKENLPQLFRVFAKRREKVTEAHCGDIVAAVGLRETQTGDTLCENREPVLLERIEFPETVISMAIEAQSTADRDKLVHALGMLCRSDPTFEYRNNEETGQTLISGMGELHLEVMCHRLERDFKIAVRVGRPRVAYREAITLASQGEGRFVHQAGGRAQFAVVVLRVEPFEPGPGEEHFRFVNALPEGRIAPHYLPAIEQSVRAAGRSGNLGGYPLINVKATLVDGQEHPTDSSEIAFESAAALAFQHAVEKAGPVLLEPIMKVEVVTPEDYYGAINGDLMARRAVITATSMRGPNHVVTAEAPLSSMFGYATQVRSLSQGRASYAMEPLRYERMPDDLARKVLGVA, encoded by the coding sequence ATGGACGAACTCGCCCACATACGGAATATCGGTATCGCCGCTCATATCGACGCGGGGAAGACGACCACCACGGAACGGGTGCTGTATTACAGCGGCGTCATTCACAAGATGGGTGACGTGGACGACGGCACGACCATCACCGATTTTGACGTCGAGGAGCAGCAGCGCGGCATTACGATTTACAGTGCCGCGGTCTCGCTGCAATGGCGGGACTGTCGCATCAACCTGATCGACACCCCCGGCCACGTCGATTTCACGGCCGAAGTCGAGCGCAGTCTGCGCGTGCTGGATGGAGCCGTGGTGGTCTTCGATGCGAAGGAAGGGGTCGAGGCCCAGTCGGAAACCGTCTGGCGCCAGGCCGACAAGTACAAAGTGCCGCGCATCTGCTTCATCAACAAGATGGACAAGGTCGGGGCCGATTTCGCCCACGCCGTCGCCTCGATCGAGCGGCGACTGGCCGGCCGCCCGATCCCCATTCAACTGCCGCTCGGGCAGGAAAACACCTTCCGGGGCTACATCGATCTGCTTCGCATGGAAGTGTGTGACTACACCGACAGCGAAGACGGCCGGCGCTACCAGGTGAGTGCGATTCCGGCGGACCTGCGACCGGCGGCCGAAGCGGCTCGGCACCTGCTGGAAGAGAAGGTGGCCGAACTCGACGAAGCCCTGATGCTCAAGTACATCGAGAACGAGCCGTTGACGGAGGCGGAGCTCCGGGCGGCCCTGCGCCGTGGCACGATCACGCGGCAGTGCCAGCCGGTGCTGTGCGGCTCCTCGCTGAAGTACATGGGGGTGCAGGCGATTCTCGACGCGGTCTGCGATTTTCTGCCAGCGCCGCTCGATGTGCCGCCGATCGAGGCGCACGATCCCGACAAGCCGGAGAGGATCATCCGACGGAAGTGCGATCCCAAGGAACCGCTCGCCGCGCTGGTCTTCAAGGTTGTTGCTGAGAGCCATAGCGACCTGCACTTCATCCGGGTGTACTCCGGCGTGCTCAAGGCCGGCTCGCGTGTTCTCAACGTCGGCCGCCGCAAGAAAGAGAACCTCCCGCAGCTCTTTCGCGTCTTCGCGAAGCGCCGCGAAAAAGTGACCGAGGCGCACTGCGGTGACATTGTGGCGGCTGTCGGACTGCGGGAGACGCAGACGGGGGACACGCTCTGTGAGAATCGCGAGCCCGTGCTCCTGGAGCGGATCGAGTTTCCGGAAACGGTCATCAGCATGGCCATCGAGGCCCAGTCGACCGCCGACCGTGACAAGCTTGTGCACGCCCTGGGCATGCTCTGCCGCAGCGACCCCACCTTCGAATACCGCAACAACGAGGAAACCGGGCAGACGCTCATCTCCGGCATGGGTGAACTGCACCTCGAGGTGATGTGTCACCGGTTGGAGCGCGATTTCAAGATCGCAGTCCGGGTCGGCCGGCCGCGGGTCGCCTATCGCGAGGCCATCACGCTGGCCTCACAGGGTGAGGGGCGGTTCGTACACCAGGCCGGCGGGCGGGCGCAGTTCGCCGTCGTGGTGCTGCGGGTTGAGCCGTTCGAGCCCGGGCCGGGGGAGGAGCACTTCCGCTTTGTGAATGCACTGCCGGAGGGGCGCATCGCGCCGCACTACCTGCCGGCGATTGAGCAGAGTGTGCGGGCCGCCGGGCGCAGCGGCAACCTCGGCGGCTACCCGCTCATCAATGTGAAGGCGACGCTCGTCGACGGGCAGGAGCATCCGACCGACTCCTCCGAGATCGCTTTCGAGAGCGCCGCTGCGCTTGCGTTTCAGCACGCCGTCGAGAAGGCCGGTCCTGTCCTGCTCGAACCGATCATGAAGGTTGAAGTCGTCACCCCCGAAGACTACTACGGCGCGATCAATGGCGACCTCATGGCGCGGCGCGCCGTGATCACGGCCACCAGCATGCGCGGCCCGAACCACGTCGTGACGGCGGAAGCGCCGCTGTCGAGCATGTTCGGCTACGCGACGCAGGTCCGTTCGCTCTCGCAGGGCCGCGCGTCGTATGCCATGGAACCCCTGCGGTACGAGCGCATGCCGGACGACCTGGCTCGCAAGGTCCTGGGCGTGGCCTGA
- a CDS encoding undecaprenyl-diphosphate phosphatase: MRDIFNAIVLGIIEGLTEFVPVSSTGHLVIAMPLLGVDATARPWNVLLWVSQFAAIMAVIVYFWRDLWQRTFRPLTTRWQATPGLQAGPRAWHVIRTEWKNHILVKLLVAMVPTTILALAFKDYLDPLESQPAAVAAALILGAGVMEWIDRRCRKEVPQELEHITLKQAFWIGVIQCLSMVPGVSRSGATIMGGMTLGLTPRVATEFSFYLAIPVMVGAAAKKLLAHGAELRGDDVLILLLGCAVSFLVALLVIAGFIGFVKRYRFTAFAVYRVVLGLIVLGMWYGGWFGGQG; encoded by the coding sequence GTGCGCGATATCTTCAACGCGATCGTGCTCGGCATCATCGAAGGACTGACGGAGTTCGTGCCGGTGTCCAGCACCGGGCACCTTGTCATCGCCATGCCGCTGCTGGGAGTTGATGCCACGGCGAGACCGTGGAACGTGCTGCTCTGGGTGAGTCAGTTCGCGGCGATCATGGCGGTGATCGTGTACTTCTGGCGCGACCTCTGGCAGCGCACCTTCAGGCCGCTGACAACACGCTGGCAGGCCACGCCGGGATTGCAGGCGGGACCGCGCGCCTGGCACGTCATCCGGACCGAGTGGAAAAATCACATCCTGGTGAAGCTATTGGTCGCGATGGTGCCGACCACGATTCTCGCGCTGGCCTTCAAGGACTACCTCGATCCGCTCGAATCGCAGCCGGCGGCGGTGGCCGCGGCCCTGATCCTCGGTGCCGGTGTCATGGAATGGATCGACCGGCGGTGCCGCAAGGAGGTACCGCAGGAGTTAGAGCATATCACGCTCAAACAGGCCTTCTGGATCGGCGTGATCCAGTGCCTCAGCATGGTGCCAGGGGTCTCTCGCTCGGGCGCCACCATCATGGGGGGTATGACGCTGGGACTGACGCCGCGCGTCGCAACCGAGTTCTCATTCTACCTGGCAATTCCGGTGATGGTCGGCGCCGCGGCCAAGAAGTTGCTGGCACACGGAGCTGAACTGCGCGGGGACGATGTCCTCATTCTGCTGCTCGGGTGCGCCGTGTCCTTCCTGGTCGCACTGCTCGTCATTGCGGGTTTCATCGGATTCGTAAAGCGCTATCGCTTCACCGCGTTCGCGGTGTACCGCGTCGTGCTGGGGTTGATCGTGCTCGGCATGTGGTACGGCGGCTGGTTCGGCGGGCAAGGGTAA
- the lpxK gene encoding tetraacyldisaccharide 4'-kinase, producing MLDDRPYLGAPALAPLAWAYGLAVRLRNRWYDDPRHVHRAGVPVISVGNLTTGGTGKTPFVILLVQQLRALGHRPAILTRGYGRTTSTEADEVLEFRAALPEIPVVVNADRVVGARQAVMKFAADVLVLDDGFQHRRLARDLDIVLCDALRPFGGGRLLPAGRLREPLPALRRAQLLVLTRANQQDATVIETHILPLLRRHTDALLLVAEVAPGALVARNGQRHPLETLRRQPVLGVCGVGNPTSFRAMLAEQAGQPVEVRTFADHHPYTAMDVRHLRTAAQRIAAGAVITTRKDWGKLEALWPVDAPPLYYLEAHTVLRAGSDALKVRLSAVCATQLKP from the coding sequence GTGCTGGACGACCGACCGTATCTCGGAGCGCCGGCGCTGGCGCCACTCGCGTGGGCCTACGGGCTGGCGGTCCGGTTGCGCAACCGCTGGTACGACGACCCGCGGCACGTGCACCGCGCCGGAGTACCGGTGATCAGCGTCGGCAACCTCACGACGGGCGGAACCGGCAAAACGCCTTTCGTAATCCTGCTTGTCCAGCAGCTCCGCGCACTTGGTCACCGGCCCGCGATCCTGACCCGCGGCTATGGCCGCACGACGTCCACGGAGGCCGACGAAGTGCTCGAGTTCCGCGCGGCGCTGCCGGAGATCCCCGTGGTGGTCAACGCAGACCGCGTGGTTGGCGCGCGGCAGGCGGTGATGAAATTCGCGGCCGACGTGCTGGTGCTTGACGATGGTTTCCAGCACCGCCGCCTCGCACGTGACCTGGACATCGTGCTGTGCGACGCATTGCGGCCCTTCGGCGGCGGCCGGCTGCTCCCCGCCGGGCGCCTGCGTGAACCACTGCCGGCCCTGCGCCGGGCGCAACTCCTCGTGCTCACGCGTGCGAACCAGCAGGATGCGACGGTCATCGAGACGCACATTCTCCCACTTCTGCGACGCCACACGGACGCCTTACTGCTCGTCGCGGAGGTCGCACCCGGCGCACTGGTAGCGCGGAACGGTCAGCGCCATCCGCTGGAGACGCTGCGTCGCCAGCCGGTGCTGGGGGTCTGCGGCGTCGGGAACCCGACGAGTTTTCGGGCCATGCTGGCGGAGCAGGCCGGCCAGCCGGTCGAAGTCCGCACCTTCGCGGATCATCATCCTTACACGGCCATGGATGTGCGCCACCTGCGCACGGCGGCGCAGCGCATAGCCGCCGGCGCCGTGATCACGACGCGCAAAGACTGGGGCAAGCTGGAGGCGCTTTGGCCTGTGGACGCGCCGCCGCTGTACTACCTGGAGGCGCACACCGTCTTGCGCGCGGGGAGCGATGCACTCAAGGTGCGCCTTTCCGCTGTCTGCGCCACCCAACTCAAGCCATAA
- a CDS encoding NAD(P)/FAD-dependent oxidoreductase, with translation MTPFFDPHTTPADVAIVGAGAAGLATAIFAGRARRGLRIVALDGAAQLGAKILVAGGGRCNVTNVCVTPQDYYGGNPHLLRRVLAAFPADRTRAFFEELGVGLHEEEYGKLFPHSNRARTVLDALLREAQRLGVILLTRHRVRSVRPAARGFALEVDVGGPSAWQRQTLSARRVVLATGGLSLPKTGSDGAGYGFARTLGHSVTPTTPALDPLLLAGDLHAELSGIAHEVELTFRPADGKPTRIAGPLLWTHFGISGPAALNVSRFCNRARSADHPFTLTASFLDTADFQAAEQRLLECSRGQPRTALHNVLAQWLPARLAAALPTALQLPGQSPLAQVTRDMRRRLAHALTAWPLPVIGSRGYKYAEVTAGGVPLTEIDAATMASRLCPGLYLVGELLDVDGRIGGFNFQWAWSSGWVAGHAVAEP, from the coding sequence GTGACACCGTTCTTTGACCCGCACACCACACCCGCCGACGTGGCCATCGTAGGCGCTGGGGCCGCCGGTCTCGCGACTGCGATCTTCGCGGGGCGGGCGCGCCGCGGGTTGCGCATCGTGGCACTCGATGGTGCGGCACAACTCGGCGCGAAGATCCTCGTCGCCGGTGGCGGGCGGTGCAATGTCACAAACGTGTGCGTGACGCCGCAGGATTACTACGGCGGCAATCCCCACCTGCTGCGGCGGGTGCTTGCGGCGTTTCCGGCGGACCGCACGCGCGCGTTCTTCGAGGAACTCGGGGTGGGTCTGCATGAGGAGGAATACGGCAAGCTCTTCCCCCATTCCAACCGCGCCCGCACCGTGCTCGACGCCCTGTTGCGCGAAGCGCAGCGCCTGGGTGTCATCCTTCTCACGCGGCACCGGGTGCGCAGCGTTCGGCCGGCGGCACGGGGTTTCGCGCTGGAGGTTGACGTGGGCGGTCCATCCGCGTGGCAGCGACAGACGCTGAGTGCCCGCCGGGTTGTACTCGCAACCGGCGGCCTCTCGCTGCCGAAGACCGGCAGCGACGGAGCCGGCTACGGCTTCGCCCGCACGCTGGGGCATAGTGTGACACCGACCACCCCGGCCCTCGACCCCCTGCTGCTGGCGGGCGACCTGCACGCTGAACTCTCCGGCATTGCCCATGAGGTGGAACTCACCTTTCGGCCTGCGGATGGCAAACCCACGCGCATCGCCGGTCCGCTGCTCTGGACGCACTTCGGCATCAGCGGTCCGGCCGCACTCAACGTCTCCCGCTTCTGCAATCGAGCCCGGAGCGCGGACCACCCATTTACGCTGACTGCGAGCTTTCTTGATACCGCGGATTTCCAGGCGGCCGAACAACGCCTGCTGGAATGTAGTCGCGGTCAGCCGCGGACCGCCCTGCATAACGTCCTCGCGCAGTGGTTGCCGGCGCGCCTGGCGGCGGCTTTGCCCACCGCACTCCAGCTTCCCGGCCAGTCTCCGCTGGCACAGGTCACGCGCGACATGCGGCGGCGTTTGGCGCACGCGCTGACGGCCTGGCCGCTGCCGGTCATTGGGTCGCGTGGTTACAAGTATGCCGAAGTTACGGCCGGCGGGGTCCCGCTGACCGAGATCGACGCGGCGACGATGGCTTCGCGACTCTGCCCGGGGTTGTACCTCGTGGGCGAGCTTCTCGACGTGGATGGCCGGATCGGGGGGTTCAACTTCCAATGGGCTTGGTCGAGTGGCTGGGTGGCGGGGCATGCCGTGGCCGAGCCGTAG
- a CDS encoding NUDIX domain-containing protein, whose translation MLTPSAEVGRDWQAARGGPKPVLAPTVGRVVPWALVNRQRTSHAHELRLVLRRCDGAVLLTAQQETGGWQFPGGPVEPLLLPVDAASRLCRESLGLAPTEWIEEGSFRCDTAAGRRVILVCVAKVAADTALPLAGGNLAWWFVEQLAGVPLEPASREIAHRLPASDAPECPW comes from the coding sequence ATGCTGACTCCCAGTGCCGAGGTGGGCAGGGACTGGCAGGCAGCCCGCGGCGGCCCGAAACCGGTCCTTGCACCGACCGTCGGCCGGGTTGTACCGTGGGCGCTTGTGAACCGTCAACGCACATCCCACGCGCACGAGCTGCGCCTCGTACTCCGCCGATGCGACGGAGCGGTACTGCTCACGGCTCAGCAGGAGACGGGGGGTTGGCAGTTTCCCGGTGGGCCGGTTGAGCCATTACTGTTGCCGGTTGACGCCGCCAGCCGGCTCTGCCGGGAATCCCTCGGGCTGGCACCCACTGAATGGATTGAGGAAGGTAGTTTCCGCTGCGATACCGCGGCGGGGCGCCGGGTCATTCTTGTGTGTGTGGCGAAGGTCGCGGCGGACACGGCACTCCCGCTCGCCGGCGGCAATCTGGCGTGGTGGTTCGTGGAGCAGTTGGCGGGGGTACCGCTCGAGCCCGCCTCGCGCGAGATCGCCCACCGGCTGCCGGCCTCAGATGCGCCCGAGTGCCCGTGGTAA